One part of the Sciurus carolinensis chromosome 4, mSciCar1.2, whole genome shotgun sequence genome encodes these proteins:
- the Clec6a gene encoding C-type lectin domain family 6 member A, with protein MVQERQPQGGEKRVCWFLKLWSIAVISIIVLSVCFIVSCVVTYHFASDKSNKRLSELQIYHSNLTCFSEGTRVTEKVWGCCPSTWKSFGSSCYFISTEFQVWSTCEQKCVEMGAHLVVINTEAEQNFIVQQLNESFSYFLGLSDPQGNNNWQWIDHTPFEKNVRFWHQNEPNFSAEQCASVVFWKSGGWGWNDVFCDTKRNSICEMKKIYL; from the exons ATGGTGCAAGAAAGGCAACCTCAAGGTGGAG AGAAGAGAGTTTGCTGGTTCCTGAAGCTCTGGTCCATTGCTGTGATTTCCATCATAGTCCTCAGTGTTTGTTTCATTGTGAGCTGTGTGG TGACTTACCATTTTGCAAGTGACAAATCCAACAAAAGACTGTCTGAACTACAGATATATCATTCAAATCTAACCTGCTTCAGTGAAGGGACAAGGGTGACAG aaaaagtctggggatgttgcCCAAGTACTTGGAAGTCATTTGGTTCAAGCTGCTACTTCATTTCTACTGAATTCCAAGTTTGGAGTACATGTGAACAGAAATGTGTTGAAATGGGGGCACATTTGGTGGTGATCAATACAGAAGCAGAGCAG AATTTCATTGTCCAGCAGCTGAATgagtctttttcttattttctgggGCTCTCTGATCCACAAGGTAATAATAATTGGCAGTGGATTGATCATACACCTtttgagaaaaatgtcag ATTCTGGCACCAAAATGAGCCCAATTTTTCTGCAGAGCAGTGTGCTTCAGTAGTTTTCTGGAAATCTGGAGGATGGGGCTGGAATGATGTTTTCTGTGATACTAAAAGAAATTCAATATGTGAGATGAAAAAGATTTACCTATGA